One window of Candidatus Nitrospira kreftii genomic DNA carries:
- a CDS encoding hypothetical protein (conserved protein of unknown function) produces MSTKIKYTDEPLGEIRVVQDFLPSPSELAFREEGVKVTLALSKKSVEFFKAEASRHHTQYQRMIRRLLDAYVDTQSHSLTRRAAQTTRKRAVG; encoded by the coding sequence ATGAGCACAAAAATAAAATACACCGATGAACCGCTTGGCGAGATTCGCGTGGTCCAAGATTTTCTTCCTTCTCCATCCGAATTGGCTTTTCGCGAAGAAGGCGTGAAGGTCACGTTGGCGTTGAGCAAGAAGAGCGTCGAATTCTTCAAAGCTGAGGCATCTCGGCACCATACGCAGTATCAGCGCATGATTCGTCGGCTTCTCGATGCGTACGTCGATACGCAATCTCACTCGCTAACTCGACGAGCAGCCCAGACTACTCGTAAACGGGCAGTCGGTTAG
- a CDS encoding Addiction module antidote protein, HigA family: MRKKLLPPIHPGEILREEFMKPLELYANALARRLGMTTARVNKIANKRRGITADTALRLVRCFSTTPEFWMNLQQRYELEAARRAVGSAVERKVVALDLAG, encoded by the coding sequence ATGCGTAAGAAACTATTGCCGCCTATCCATCCTGGAGAAATCTTGAGGGAAGAGTTCATGAAACCGCTAGAGCTCTATGCCAATGCGCTCGCGCGACGCCTTGGTATGACGACCGCGCGTGTCAACAAGATTGCCAACAAACGGCGTGGCATTACGGCAGACACCGCCCTGCGATTGGTACGCTGCTTTTCCACGACACCAGAATTCTGGATGAATCTTCAGCAGCGATATGAGTTAGAAGCTGCACGTCGGGCAGTCGGCTCAGCGGTGGAACGTAAGGTGGTGGCACTCGACTTGGCGGGATAG
- a CDS encoding Endonuclease DDE: MRIAPAVHLSDPERQQLEQWAHGRRTPARLVLRAKILLLAAAGHDNHQIAAAVATSRQTVGLWRQRFVTQRVLGLAQDAPRGGRPPKARRTLTARILKTTTHTKPPAATHWSTRTLARHLRTNPTFVQRVWTAHGLHPHRVRAFKLSQDPHFQEKLEDVVGLYLHPPAHAVVLAVDEKSQIQALDRTQPGLPLKKGRCGTMTHDYKRHGTTTLFAALNVAEGSLISTCLPRHRHQEWLRFLRLIDRQIPQDKALHLIADNYATHKHPTVQRWLTRHPRIHMHFTPTSSSWLNLVERVFGDLTAKQLRRGVFRSVPELIAAIDAYMTQRNAQPKPFVWTKSAQEILTKVNRAKIALDKTRTA, encoded by the coding sequence ATGCGCATCGCCCCCGCCGTTCATCTGAGTGACCCTGAACGCCAGCAACTCGAGCAGTGGGCGCATGGGCGACGAACGCCTGCGCGACTGGTGCTCCGCGCCAAGATTCTGTTGTTGGCGGCCGCGGGCCACGACAATCACCAGATTGCCGCTGCCGTAGCCACAAGCCGGCAAACCGTGGGGCTCTGGCGGCAGCGCTTCGTGACCCAGCGCGTGCTCGGTCTTGCCCAGGATGCCCCTCGCGGAGGGCGGCCCCCCAAGGCACGCCGGACTCTGACCGCGCGCATCCTGAAGACGACGACGCACACGAAACCACCCGCCGCTACCCACTGGTCCACCCGCACCTTGGCGCGACACCTGCGGACGAATCCCACGTTCGTGCAACGGGTCTGGACTGCGCATGGGCTGCACCCCCATCGAGTCCGCGCCTTCAAGCTCAGTCAGGATCCGCACTTCCAGGAGAAATTGGAGGATGTGGTGGGGCTCTATCTCCATCCGCCCGCGCATGCGGTGGTTCTGGCTGTCGATGAGAAAAGCCAAATCCAAGCGCTCGATCGCACACAGCCTGGCCTCCCGCTGAAGAAAGGCCGGTGCGGGACGATGACCCATGACTACAAGCGCCACGGCACGACCACGCTCTTTGCCGCCCTCAACGTCGCGGAGGGCTCCTTGATCTCCACCTGCTTGCCCCGCCATCGGCACCAGGAATGGCTGCGGTTCCTACGGCTGATTGATCGGCAGATTCCTCAGGACAAGGCCCTGCATCTGATCGCCGACAACTATGCCACTCACAAACACCCCACGGTCCAACGGTGGTTGACACGGCACCCCCGCATCCACATGCACTTCACCCCGACGAGTAGCTCGTGGCTCAATCTCGTGGAGCGTGTCTTTGGCGACCTGACGGCCAAACAGCTGCGGCGCGGTGTGTTCCGGAGCGTCCCCGAGCTGATTGCGGCCATTGACGCGTACATGACCCAGCGCAATGCCCAGCCTAAACCGTTTGTGTGGACCAAATCCGCCCAGGAGATCCTGACAAAAGTGAATCGAGCCAAGATCGCCCTGGATAAGACAAGAACAGCATGA
- a CDS encoding hypothetical protein (conserved protein of unknown function) has product MALEQTKSNREIEAFRRFISASRIRIDPATIEKREPPEPDILCTHLEEGPLAFELVEICDSNLAEFMATVIEGGAYYMRTTDPSAKIIRKKLRRRYKTDYLVELLCYTDGRVITPANVILPTIRPYLASWKSIFRRAWLLNRGEVYQVWSAD; this is encoded by the coding sequence ATGGCTCTAGAGCAGACTAAAAGCAATCGAGAAATTGAGGCTTTTCGCCGGTTCATCAGTGCGTCGAGGATACGGATCGACCCCGCGACGATTGAAAAGCGTGAGCCGCCAGAACCTGATATCTTATGCACACATCTTGAAGAAGGTCCCCTAGCATTCGAACTTGTCGAAATATGCGATTCAAACCTCGCAGAGTTCATGGCTACTGTGATCGAAGGTGGAGCGTATTACATGCGAACTACCGATCCCTCAGCGAAAATAATTCGAAAGAAACTACGGCGGAGGTATAAAACTGACTACCTCGTAGAACTGCTGTGCTATACCGATGGCCGAGTAATCACTCCCGCCAATGTGATCCTTCCAACCATCCGACCGTATCTAGCGTCATGGAAAAGTATATTTCGCCGTGCGTGGCTATTGAACCGCGGGGAAGTTTATCAGGTATGGTCCGCTGACTAA
- a CDS encoding hypothetical protein (conserved exported protein of unknown function), producing MGFSQCNKTTRHRSSERVLTMVRNVALFLSIISGTALAADSNGNYMVGGGSGSVLCGEFVKTLEQARAKGEGTIGYISIMQGFTMYLLGFQTGYNKAASETYDIFSGIEEKELMSQLSIYCKDNPKTRFGVAVSVLAEGNYSTRIRKYSP from the coding sequence ATGGGTTTCAGCCAGTGTAACAAGACCACACGACATAGGTCGAGCGAACGGGTGTTAACAATGGTCAGAAACGTTGCTTTGTTTCTGTCAATTATTTCAGGTACGGCACTGGCTGCGGATTCAAATGGAAACTACATGGTTGGTGGCGGATCTGGCTCCGTCTTGTGTGGTGAATTTGTTAAAACTCTAGAACAGGCAAGAGCCAAAGGCGAAGGAACGATCGGATACATAAGCATCATGCAAGGTTTCACTATGTATCTACTTGGATTTCAAACTGGCTACAACAAAGCAGCCTCAGAGACCTATGACATCTTTTCTGGGATTGAAGAAAAAGAGCTCATGAGCCAATTATCCATTTACTGCAAAGATAATCCCAAAACACGGTTTGGGGTAGCTGTATCAGTACTTGCCGAAGGAAATTACTCAACCAGAATTAGGAAATATAGCCCATAA
- a CDS encoding hypothetical protein (conserved protein of unknown function), protein MKGDAGYALQKLELAILLLATGQGDVRSRLNTAYIAELHILREEDFPEPLRLQWIWIKRKLTSAPPLRDENGSVTVGSLHRTLKKMRNSTGSEIARRIIVLRDTLGGYFSDLARSCN, encoded by the coding sequence GTGAAGGGTGACGCGGGTTATGCACTTCAGAAGCTGGAGTTAGCCATTCTCTTGCTCGCAACTGGGCAAGGTGACGTTAGATCACGACTAAACACCGCCTATATTGCGGAACTTCACATCCTTCGAGAGGAAGATTTCCCAGAACCTCTTCGTCTCCAGTGGATTTGGATAAAGCGAAAGCTGACATCGGCACCGCCCCTAAGAGATGAAAATGGGAGTGTAACGGTTGGATCCCTGCATAGAACGCTGAAAAAAATGCGCAATTCAACAGGGTCCGAGATTGCCAGGCGAATAATAGTTCTTCGGGATACACTTGGGGGATACTTCAGTGATCTGGCGCGGAGCTGTAATTGA
- a CDS encoding GNAT family N-acetyltransferase has protein sequence MRSVRPLYIPPLESDHSESGSLIMRDGSTAAIRPAEPSDAPMMQQFVDRLSLESRRHRFFSESSPSSDSVAALCSSANPRSQFTLIVTRVSESMPRIIAAGSYWARNGRTAEVAMAVDDGFHGKGLGTLLLERLALVAIRHSFTHLWAVTHADNLAMREVFRESGFTTHEAYEGEAMEVELSLIPTETTVTRAEVRERLATTASLRPFFHPRSVAVVGASRDPKSIGYRLLDALRTNQFRGAIYPVNPHGSEIAGVPVHSSVHTIPESVDLAIIAVPRQHVLSVVDDCADKGVRVLVVITAGFAEVGAEGAELQSQLAEKIRQYGMRMIGPNCFGILNTDRDVQLNATFTTLFPPQGRAAMSSQSGAIGIATLAGARRFHLGISSFVSVGNKADVSANDLLQYWEEDPSTNVILLYVESFGNPRKFARIARRVSRRKPIIAVKAGRSQSGRRAASSHTAALAASDVAVDALFHQAGVIRAESLEDLLAVASGLSNQPLPLSRRVGIITNAGGPAVLCTDACEQSELVVPELSAQTRATLSSFLPLAAALSNPVDLIASATPAQYAKGIETLLLADEIDALIILYMAVTVTDTAEIAHGIMAGIENGRKTGAKAKPVLIGWMAEGDMDRTFSSQTETIPAYHLPETPALVLGKAATYAEWRQQPVGMVPDFDDLNLSAVRKICADALSRRGAGWLSVEETRDVLSASRLPVQPGGVAKTADEAAALARQVGYPVAVKLASHQIVHKTEIGGVQLNLTNDDAVREAFHSMRTRLAETNQLDAMEGVLVQPMLIGGVEVMIGITDDPLFGPLMAFGLGGIHVEILGDVQFRITPLTDRDAAEMIRGIKGYRLLTGYRGHPPADLEALEDTLLRLSRLIEEIPEISELDLNPIFALPPGQGCRIVDARIRVEKS, from the coding sequence ATGCGATCCGTTCGCCCCCTCTACATTCCGCCGCTGGAGAGCGATCACAGTGAGTCCGGCTCGCTCATCATGCGTGATGGATCGACCGCCGCAATCCGACCGGCTGAACCGTCGGATGCACCGATGATGCAACAGTTCGTCGATCGGCTATCCCTTGAATCGAGACGCCACCGATTTTTCTCGGAAAGCTCACCGTCTTCTGACAGTGTCGCCGCCTTGTGTAGTTCTGCTAACCCACGTTCACAGTTCACGCTGATCGTGACGCGAGTATCGGAAAGCATGCCGCGTATTATCGCCGCTGGGTCTTACTGGGCGAGGAACGGGCGGACGGCGGAAGTGGCCATGGCCGTGGACGATGGGTTTCATGGGAAAGGCCTAGGGACGCTGCTGCTGGAACGACTGGCCTTAGTCGCCATCCGACACAGCTTTACTCACCTTTGGGCTGTCACTCATGCCGATAACCTGGCCATGCGCGAGGTGTTCCGAGAATCGGGGTTTACCACCCATGAAGCCTACGAAGGCGAGGCCATGGAAGTGGAGTTGTCACTGATCCCCACGGAAACGACCGTCACTCGTGCCGAGGTCCGTGAACGGCTTGCCACCACCGCTTCACTCCGCCCGTTTTTTCACCCCCGATCCGTAGCCGTGGTCGGCGCATCGCGCGATCCAAAGAGCATCGGCTATCGACTCCTCGATGCACTCCGAACCAATCAGTTTCGAGGTGCCATTTATCCGGTCAACCCACATGGGTCAGAGATCGCCGGAGTTCCTGTCCATTCCTCAGTACACACGATTCCCGAATCAGTGGATCTCGCCATCATCGCTGTGCCCCGGCAGCACGTGTTATCCGTCGTCGATGATTGCGCGGACAAAGGCGTCCGGGTCTTGGTCGTCATTACGGCGGGCTTTGCGGAAGTGGGAGCGGAAGGAGCGGAGCTCCAGAGCCAGCTGGCCGAAAAGATCCGGCAATATGGCATGCGCATGATCGGGCCCAATTGCTTCGGAATCTTGAACACGGACCGCGACGTACAATTGAATGCCACCTTCACCACGCTGTTTCCCCCTCAGGGCCGAGCTGCCATGTCGTCGCAAAGCGGCGCCATCGGGATTGCGACCCTTGCCGGCGCACGGCGATTTCACTTGGGCATCTCTTCCTTTGTGAGTGTGGGAAACAAGGCCGATGTGTCCGCCAACGATCTATTGCAATATTGGGAAGAAGACCCTTCCACAAATGTCATTCTCCTTTACGTGGAGTCCTTCGGCAATCCTCGAAAATTCGCCCGCATCGCGCGGCGGGTGAGCCGTCGCAAACCGATCATCGCGGTCAAAGCCGGACGATCACAATCAGGGCGGCGCGCGGCAAGTTCTCACACAGCGGCGCTTGCAGCCAGCGATGTGGCCGTCGATGCCTTATTTCATCAGGCCGGCGTCATTCGCGCAGAATCGCTCGAGGACCTATTGGCTGTGGCGTCTGGGCTATCGAATCAACCCCTCCCACTGAGTCGGCGAGTAGGTATCATCACGAACGCGGGAGGGCCTGCCGTTCTCTGTACGGACGCCTGCGAGCAAAGCGAGTTGGTAGTTCCGGAATTGTCCGCCCAGACCAGGGCAACTCTCTCATCCTTTCTCCCGTTGGCCGCCGCGCTGAGTAACCCCGTCGACTTGATTGCTTCTGCCACACCGGCTCAGTACGCCAAGGGGATTGAAACGCTCCTCTTGGCTGATGAGATCGATGCGCTGATCATCCTCTATATGGCTGTGACCGTGACAGATACGGCAGAGATCGCCCATGGCATCATGGCAGGAATTGAGAATGGGCGAAAGACTGGGGCGAAGGCTAAGCCCGTCCTCATTGGCTGGATGGCGGAGGGTGACATGGACCGTACGTTTAGTTCCCAAACAGAAACCATTCCTGCCTACCATTTGCCGGAAACTCCCGCACTCGTGCTCGGCAAAGCGGCGACTTACGCGGAGTGGCGGCAACAGCCGGTTGGCATGGTTCCCGACTTCGATGATCTGAATCTTTCAGCCGTTCGGAAAATCTGTGCCGACGCTCTTTCGCGTCGCGGAGCAGGCTGGTTATCGGTGGAAGAGACACGAGATGTCCTGAGTGCGAGCCGACTCCCTGTTCAGCCAGGAGGAGTGGCTAAAACAGCTGACGAAGCAGCGGCCTTGGCAAGGCAAGTGGGCTATCCGGTCGCCGTCAAACTGGCCTCACATCAGATTGTGCACAAAACCGAGATTGGCGGCGTGCAGCTGAATCTCACGAACGACGACGCGGTTCGCGAAGCATTTCACTCAATGAGAACGCGACTCGCCGAGACCAATCAGCTCGACGCCATGGAAGGCGTGCTCGTGCAGCCGATGCTCATCGGCGGCGTGGAGGTCATGATCGGAATCACGGATGATCCCCTCTTCGGCCCTCTGATGGCTTTTGGCCTTGGCGGAATTCACGTCGAGATCCTTGGCGATGTGCAGTTCCGCATCACGCCGCTCACTGACCGTGACGCAGCAGAAATGATTCGGGGAATCAAAGGCTACCGTTTGCTCACCGGCTATCGCGGACACCCACCGGCCGATCTTGAGGCTTTGGAAGACACGTTGCTGCGGCTGTCTCGCCTTATCGAAGAAATTCCGGAGATCAGCGAACTCGACTTGAATCCGATCTTCGCCTTACCGCCAGGCCAGGGCTGCCGAATCGTGGATGCGAGGATACGGGTTGAAAAGAGTTAG
- a CDS encoding NrdH-redoxin: protein MGAVNVKEFFALHRGISLSIPESAKPGFYARVRGILQAENLTGAMVGIVVLACLVNMIELLCTAGFPALYTQILAMQQLPTWKYYGYLGLYNLAYILDDSVMVSIAVVTLSRRKLQERAGRWLKLTSGAVMFGLGLVFIVKPEWLAL from the coding sequence GTGGGGGCGGTCAATGTCAAAGAGTTCTTTGCTCTTCACCGCGGGATCTCATTGAGCATTCCTGAATCAGCCAAGCCCGGATTCTACGCCAGGGTGAGAGGGATACTCCAAGCTGAGAACCTCACCGGAGCCATGGTGGGAATTGTCGTACTCGCCTGCCTCGTCAACATGATCGAACTGCTCTGTACTGCCGGATTCCCGGCACTTTACACACAGATTCTCGCGATGCAGCAGTTGCCGACGTGGAAATACTATGGTTATCTAGGGTTGTATAACCTGGCCTACATTCTTGATGATAGTGTCATGGTGTCAATTGCCGTGGTCACATTGAGTCGTAGAAAGTTGCAGGAACGTGCCGGGCGCTGGTTGAAACTGACCAGTGGAGCGGTGATGTTCGGCTTGGGTCTGGTGTTCATAGTGAAACCCGAATGGCTGGCGCTTTAG
- a CDS encoding Acyl carrier protein produces the protein MNTPDEISQTILRLLSEIAPEADVTVLNPDVSFRDQLDIDSMDFLNFVIMIHKTFGVEIPETDYPKYGTLNGCVEQLSGKRASGSPSPVN, from the coding sequence ATGAACACGCCGGATGAAATCAGCCAGACGATCCTTCGCCTCCTTAGCGAGATCGCGCCGGAAGCAGACGTCACAGTCTTGAACCCTGACGTCAGCTTCCGTGATCAGTTGGATATTGACTCGATGGACTTCCTCAATTTCGTGATCATGATCCACAAAACCTTCGGTGTAGAGATCCCGGAAACCGACTATCCGAAGTACGGCACGCTCAATGGTTGTGTGGAGCAGTTGTCAGGCAAGCGAGCAAGTGGCTCTCCCTCTCCCGTCAATTAG
- a CDS encoding Dihydrolipoamide acetyltransferase component of pyruvate dehydrogenase complex has translation MTEFVMPTLGSDMTQGTLVEWKKKAGDRVTKGEIIAEVDTEKSAIEIESFYTGVIHQLITKPGETVPVGTVMAIIQEEGKPVGPGEAGTEATPVKESSPSPVREPVVSPPPEPGRLRISPAAKQLAAELRVDPSALKGTGPGGAIALEDVRAAAETPTKEPPTVSADRQARMRETIAAAMARSKREIPHYYLSATIDMGRAMTWLKEENLKRPVTDRLLYGVLLIKAVALALRQVPELNALWKESAAVQSPDIHVGVAVSLRQGGLVAPAIHHTDKQTLGELMMRFQDVVKRARAGTLRSSEFSDPTITVTSLGEQGVETVFGVIYPPQVALVGFGKVVERPWVVEGQVLSRPVVTASLSADHRVTDGHRGGVFLSTVDRLLQEPGEL, from the coding sequence ATGACTGAATTTGTGATGCCGACGCTGGGCTCAGACATGACCCAAGGCACGTTGGTCGAATGGAAGAAGAAGGCCGGCGACCGGGTGACCAAAGGGGAGATCATCGCGGAAGTGGACACCGAGAAGTCCGCGATCGAGATTGAATCGTTCTATACCGGCGTTATTCACCAACTGATCACGAAGCCCGGTGAAACGGTCCCGGTCGGCACGGTGATGGCCATCATCCAAGAAGAGGGAAAACCGGTTGGACCGGGTGAGGCAGGGACTGAGGCTACACCGGTAAAGGAATCGTCCCCTTCCCCAGTTAGAGAACCGGTCGTCTCTCCACCGCCCGAGCCAGGTCGATTGCGCATTTCACCCGCTGCCAAACAGCTCGCAGCGGAACTTCGCGTCGATCCTTCAGCTCTGAAAGGCACCGGCCCCGGTGGCGCCATCGCTCTCGAGGATGTCCGTGCTGCGGCTGAGACACCGACGAAGGAACCACCGACCGTTTCGGCAGACCGCCAGGCGCGAATGCGGGAGACCATCGCCGCCGCAATGGCACGGTCGAAGCGCGAGATTCCCCATTATTACCTCAGCGCCACTATCGACATGGGTCGTGCCATGACTTGGCTGAAGGAAGAAAACCTCAAACGCCCCGTGACGGATCGACTCCTGTATGGTGTCTTGTTAATTAAGGCCGTGGCCTTGGCGCTTCGGCAGGTGCCGGAGTTGAACGCGCTTTGGAAAGAAAGTGCCGCTGTTCAAAGCCCGGACATCCACGTCGGCGTGGCAGTGTCGTTGCGCCAAGGCGGCCTCGTCGCGCCGGCCATTCACCATACTGACAAGCAGACTCTTGGCGAGTTGATGATGCGTTTTCAAGACGTGGTCAAGCGGGCCCGCGCGGGCACCTTACGCAGTTCGGAATTCTCTGATCCCACGATCACCGTCACGAGCCTCGGTGAGCAGGGGGTAGAGACCGTCTTCGGGGTCATCTATCCTCCGCAGGTTGCCCTCGTCGGGTTTGGAAAAGTTGTAGAACGCCCCTGGGTCGTCGAGGGACAGGTGCTCTCGAGGCCGGTGGTAACGGCAAGCCTATCTGCGGATCATCGCGTGACTGACGGCCACCGTGGTGGGGTCTTTCTTTCAACCGTCGATCGTTTGCTACAGGAGCCAGGGGAGCTATGA
- a CDS encoding Alpha-ketoacid dehydrogenase subunit beta: protein MTKMTYREAVRAGLHEALEKDPRVFLMGEDVGKYGGTYACSKGFLEEFGPERIRDTPLSESSFVGAGIGAALGGMRPIVEVMTVNFSLLALDQIVNNAATIRHMSGGQFSIPLVVRMATGAGRQVAAQHSHSLEGWYAHIPGITVLTPATVTDAKGMLPAALKDPDPVFIFEHAYLYPMEGEFDEGALPVDITRAAVRRQGKDVSLITFGGSLWKALQAAEALAEEGIHAEVVDLRVLRPLDQATILASVKKTHRAVVIDEGWRTGSFAAEVIAQIMEGAFYDLDGPVARVCSAEVPIPYPKHLEDAALPQPEKIISTVRNLMG, encoded by the coding sequence ATGACCAAAATGACATACAGAGAAGCCGTTCGAGCCGGACTCCATGAGGCGTTGGAGAAGGACCCACGCGTGTTTCTGATGGGCGAAGACGTCGGCAAGTACGGTGGGACCTATGCCTGTAGCAAGGGGTTTCTCGAAGAATTCGGGCCGGAGCGCATCCGAGATACACCCCTGTCCGAAAGCTCCTTCGTTGGCGCCGGCATCGGAGCCGCGTTGGGCGGCATGAGGCCGATCGTGGAAGTGATGACGGTCAATTTCAGCCTGCTCGCCCTCGATCAGATCGTGAACAACGCCGCGACGATTCGCCACATGTCCGGCGGACAGTTTAGTATTCCGCTCGTCGTGCGCATGGCTACCGGAGCTGGCCGCCAAGTCGCCGCCCAGCATTCCCATAGTCTGGAAGGCTGGTATGCCCACATCCCCGGCATCACGGTCCTCACGCCTGCGACCGTGACCGATGCGAAAGGCATGTTGCCGGCGGCCCTGAAGGACCCGGACCCGGTCTTCATTTTTGAACATGCCTATTTATATCCAATGGAAGGGGAGTTCGACGAAGGCGCGCTGCCTGTCGACATTACGAGGGCGGCTGTGCGCCGGCAAGGGAAGGACGTGAGCCTGATCACGTTCGGCGGCTCGCTGTGGAAGGCGCTGCAGGCTGCCGAGGCGCTTGCCGAAGAAGGCATCCATGCAGAGGTTGTCGATCTCCGCGTGCTGCGCCCTCTTGACCAGGCGACGATACTCGCTTCCGTAAAGAAGACTCACCGAGCGGTGGTCATCGACGAAGGGTGGCGAACCGGCAGTTTTGCCGCAGAGGTCATTGCACAGATCATGGAAGGGGCTTTCTATGATCTCGACGGCCCGGTGGCTCGTGTTTGCAGCGCCGAAGTGCCGATCCCCTATCCGAAACATTTGGAAGACGCCGCGCTCCCACAGCCAGAGAAGATTATCAGCACCGTGCGCAATCTCATGGGATGA
- a CDS encoding Pyruvate dehydrogenase E1 component subunit alpha — MTPPINRDHAFELLRQMLRIRRFEEKCAELYSLGKIRGFLHLYIGEEAVAAGALPCFTPEEAIVGTYREHGHALIRGTPMRPLMAELYGKVNGCARGRGGSMHFFDATRRFYGGLAIVGGGLPVAVGLALADNMQQRRRVTACFFGDGAVAEGEFHESLNLAALWKLPVLFLCENNLYAMGTALGRHQSQTDIARKADAYAIPAEAVDGMDVLAVEAATRKAVNLIRQGSGPYFIEYRTYRFRAHSMYDAELYRTKEEVAQWKQRDPIASFEQHLRALALLRDADVEKIETAIAAEIADAVAFAEAGEWEPIEDLTRDVYTPATGPQQSAFGGQLTADA, encoded by the coding sequence ATGACACCGCCGATCAATCGTGACCATGCCTTTGAATTGCTCCGTCAAATGCTCCGCATCCGACGGTTTGAGGAAAAGTGCGCAGAACTTTATAGCCTAGGCAAGATTCGAGGCTTCCTCCATCTCTACATCGGCGAGGAGGCGGTCGCAGCCGGTGCCTTGCCCTGTTTCACACCGGAGGAGGCGATCGTCGGCACCTATCGCGAGCATGGCCATGCGCTGATACGGGGGACACCGATGAGGCCACTGATGGCGGAGCTCTACGGGAAAGTGAACGGCTGCGCACGAGGACGGGGCGGTTCCATGCACTTCTTCGACGCCACACGTCGCTTCTATGGTGGCCTGGCCATTGTCGGTGGAGGGCTACCGGTCGCAGTGGGACTCGCGCTGGCCGACAACATGCAGCAACGCCGTCGAGTGACTGCCTGCTTCTTCGGCGACGGCGCCGTGGCTGAAGGGGAGTTTCATGAGTCCCTCAACCTCGCCGCGCTTTGGAAGCTTCCGGTGTTGTTCCTCTGTGAAAATAATCTTTACGCGATGGGAACCGCACTCGGAAGACACCAATCGCAGACGGACATCGCCCGCAAGGCCGACGCCTATGCCATTCCAGCCGAGGCCGTGGACGGGATGGATGTCCTGGCGGTGGAAGCCGCCACGAGGAAAGCCGTGAATCTCATACGGCAAGGCAGCGGACCCTACTTCATTGAGTATCGCACCTACCGGTTCCGAGCCCACTCCATGTACGACGCCGAACTGTATCGCACGAAGGAGGAAGTGGCTCAATGGAAACAACGGGACCCGATTGCTTCATTCGAGCAACACCTACGCGCACTGGCGCTGCTTCGCGATGCCGATGTTGAAAAGATAGAGACTGCTATCGCTGCTGAAATTGCCGACGCGGTGGCGTTTGCAGAGGCCGGAGAGTGGGAACCAATCGAGGATCTCACTCGAGATGTGTATACGCCGGCGACTGGCCCCCAGCAGTCAGCTTTCGGTGGTCAACTCACGGCTGACGCCTGA